The genomic interval GGTTACAGAAGAAAGGACAAATTGCAGCTGTGGTCATGCACTTAAAGATGCATTGCTCTAAACATTTTTCTTTTTCTTAGCATCTAAAATTGTAATTTCGCCTTCTATAATTTTCTTTTGAACAATTTGTAAAATTATTTCTGGATCATATCCTATTTTTTTTATTTCGTTGGAACTAGATTTTGAGATCTTTACATTTACATTCTGTCCACCAATTCGGCCAAAAGCCAGGGCGCTAAATACAAACCTATCTTCTCCAATAAAGAAAAACCCAGACAATTTGCTTGCTACCGTGCCCTCAACTACATTCTTTATATTAATATTTAAATTCAGTTCGTAGTATTCTGGAGGATATTCATTTATCATATTGATTCAATTCTTTGGTAATTTCTATACTTTTATTTACATTATCAGAAACTGAAAAGCTCCACCATTCATTGTCTTTTATCTTGTAATCCGCGGTCTCAACTATTACTTTGGATTCTTCATCAGTATCGACGAATTCATTTTTGCCTTCTTTGATTACGCTGATTAGCTTCCATCTGTCTTTTCCCTTCCTAAATCTATTTACAGCAACTGTCCACACCTCTTCATCCTTAATCTGAGGCATACCAATTTTATCGGTAATATCAAGAATCCCTAATCTCTTTTCCTCGCAAAAAAGTTTCTTTGTAATAAGACTTCTCCAAATATCAACTGCGCCTATATTTCTGCCATTCTCATTAATGTTAATTACTCCAAAGTAGGTAACCTTATCTTTATTGTTAGAAGAAGTTGAAGATTGCATCTCAAATATAAAATAAATAATATTCCCATATTTAGGCATTACATTGTGAAATATTAATCAGAGTCTTGGTACTTCTCAATTAACACGGCTAGCTGATCTATTTTCAAGTTTTTTTTGAATTCAACATTATTGAAAACACATATCTTTCGATATCGGTTAACTGTTGCGAATCTTGGATGTAATGCTCTGAATTCGTCCTTGTTTACTTCAATTACCATTCCTTTCGATTCCAACCTTTTTGAAATTTCAACAATCTCTGTGTTTGATTTATTGGTGAAATTGATTATTTCCATTGAAGTACTTTTTTCGACCTTTAGCAATGCTAAAAAGACCTCGACTTCAGGTTCCTCCATCATGAGTTCCTTTTTCAAAAGTGATTTGACCGCTTCTATTTGATTCAATTAAAGTGTGATTATGGTTATTGCAACTAAATAATATGTTTTTAACAAGAAAAACTTGAAAATTAACCAATATCCAAATATTCAAATATAATCTCGTTCATTTTAATATATGCCTATTAAGAATGGGTCTGAGTACATTGAAAGTCTTAGAAATAGAAATTTACAGGTTTACCTCTTTGGAGAGTTAGTTAAGGAGCCAGTTGATCATCCAATGATAAGACCATCAATAAATGCAGTTGCAGCTACTTATGATATCGCCGTTGAAGATCCAGAGATAGGCTCTGTAAAATCCTCATTAACAGGGCTGCAAGTTAATCGATTTTTACATATTGCTGAAAGATCTGAAGACCTGGTTAATCAGAACAAAATGCAACGCAAGCTTGGACAACAGACAGGCACTTGCTTTCAGAGATGTGTAGGAATGGATGCACTAAATTCATTATACTCAACGACTTTTGAGATTGATAAAAAGTATCAAACTCCATATCACAACAGATTAGTTGAATTTATTAAAAAGATTCAGTATGAAAATTATGTAATCGGTGGCACAATGACCGATGTAAAGGGTGATCGTAGTTTATCTCCATCACAACAAGAGGATCCAGACATGTTCGTTCATGTTGTAAAAAAAGATGATAACGGCGTCTATATAAAAGGTGCAAAAGCACATCAAACTGGATGCATTAATTCTCACTGGTTAATAGTTATGCCTACTATGAGACTTAGACCCGAAGATAAGGATTATGCGATTGTTGGGGCAATTCCAGTCGATGCTGCAGGTATTACTTATATTTATGGAAGACAGTCATGCGATACTAGAAGTATGGAGGAAGGCGATTTAGACGCCGGTAATTCTCAATTTTCTGGTCAAGAGGCTTTAATAATATTTGACAATGTTTTCATTCCAAATGATTTGATCTTTATGGAAGGGGAGGTAGAATTTGCATCTATGCTTGTTGAAAGATTTACATGTTACCATAGAAGAAGTTATGTTTGTAAGACCGGTTTAGGGGATGTATTAATTGGTGCATCTGCAGCTATCGCTGAATATAATGGAATATCAAATGCTTCTCATATTAAAGACAAATTAATCGAAATGACTCACCTCAATGAGACCATTTTTGCTGCAGGAATTGCCTCCTCTCACCAGGCATATAAAACTGAATCTGGAAATTTCATAAACGACGATATGCTTGCAAATGTTTGTAAACATAATGTTACTCGTTTTCCATACGAAATAGGTCGACTTGCACAAGATATAGCAGGTGGTCTCATGGTTACAATGCCATCAGAAAAGGATTTTCGAGGAGAAGTAACTGGTCCATTATTAGACAAGTATCTAAAGGGAAGAAAAGGTGTTTCTACAGAAGACCGAGTCCGCATACTTCGTTTGATTGAGAATATGACATTGGGGAGAAATGCCGTGGGTTATTTGACCGAGTCTATGCATGGTGCAGGTTCACCTCAAGCACAAAGAATTCAAATTGCAAGACAAATGCAATTGGAATTCAAGAAAAAATTGGCAAGAAAATTAGCAAAGGTACCAGAAGGTGAAAATACTACTAACGCTCCATTGCTTGCTGAATCTTCAGAGTATTTTGATAGGATATTTGGTTTAAAAGAAACTCAGAAAAATAAATGAAAATGTGCTTCATGTTAAATTTGACATAGCACAAAATTTTAATGAAATTCTTTTTCTAGTAATCTTTTTTTCCTTTTCAGTCCAAATAGTTTATCGGTTAGTTTCATTGCTTCTTTCCTTGATTTTTTCTTTAACATTGACTGAATCAGCATATAATTTTCTGGAATTACCATTCCTGTTTGATCGTCTGAATATGAAACTTTAAGAATATCTTCCTGAACTCTAATCAATTCACTATGAATATGAACCATGGATGTATCCCCATGGTCAAAGCTTAACTCTATTGCTTTTTTTCTGATCT from Candidatus Nitrosocosmicus hydrocola carries:
- a CDS encoding TrmB family transcriptional regulator, whose product is MNQIEAVKSLLKKELMMEEPEVEVFLALLKVEKSTSMEIINFTNKSNTEIVEISKRLESKGMVIEVNKDEFRALHPRFATVNRYRKICVFNNVEFKKNLKIDQLAVLIEKYQDSD
- a CDS encoding 4-hydroxyphenylacetate 3-hydroxylase family protein; its protein translation is MPIKNGSEYIESLRNRNLQVYLFGELVKEPVDHPMIRPSINAVAATYDIAVEDPEIGSVKSSLTGLQVNRFLHIAERSEDLVNQNKMQRKLGQQTGTCFQRCVGMDALNSLYSTTFEIDKKYQTPYHNRLVEFIKKIQYENYVIGGTMTDVKGDRSLSPSQQEDPDMFVHVVKKDDNGVYIKGAKAHQTGCINSHWLIVMPTMRLRPEDKDYAIVGAIPVDAAGITYIYGRQSCDTRSMEEGDLDAGNSQFSGQEALIIFDNVFIPNDLIFMEGEVEFASMLVERFTCYHRRSYVCKTGLGDVLIGASAAIAEYNGISNASHIKDKLIEMTHLNETIFAAGIASSHQAYKTESGNFINDDMLANVCKHNVTRFPYEIGRLAQDIAGGLMVTMPSEKDFRGEVTGPLLDKYLKGRKGVSTEDRVRILRLIENMTLGRNAVGYLTESMHGAGSPQAQRIQIARQMQLEFKKKLARKLAKVPEGENTTNAPLLAESSEYFDRIFGLKETQKNK